One genomic window of Coffea eugenioides isolate CCC68of chromosome 1, Ceug_1.0, whole genome shotgun sequence includes the following:
- the LOC113759361 gene encoding serine carboxypeptidase-like 5 isoform X1, with amino-acid sequence MEKLQVLLRHPIFCGLFLLLVYVQACSNLAMAGSIVKFLPGFEGPLPFELETGYIGVGESEDGQLFYAFIKSESNPQSDPLILWLDGGPGCSSFSSLFFGTGPVILEPLSFDGTLPKLVLNPSTWTKVVSIIFLDSPVGTGFSYAKTAQASQSSDFLASDQAYEFIRKWLHDHPEYKSNPFYVSGISYGGIPVPILTQLISNVIPGNEDGIEPRIDLKGYILGNPITKVSEILNYRVPFAHGMGLISDELYESLKVSCKGEYEITDPSNPVCSKNMQAYNELVRNIDDEQILLPVCPPLSREPNKLFTGGRSIIQMLYKKFEELDVRESTRVKCRMEWVKLVEHWANNKSVQEALHVRRETYGQWLRCNFTLPYTKNAESVVPYHANLSTKGYRSLIYSGDHDLMVPHIETQAWIRSLHYPIIDDWRQWIHEGQVAGYTRTCANKMTFATVKGGGHVAYELKPAECRTMLERWISHQPL; translated from the exons ATGGAGAAGTTGCAAGTGCTCCTAAGGCATCCTATCTTCTGCGGCCTGTTCTTGCTTCTAGTTTATGTTCAAGCATGTTCAAACCTTGCTATGGCTGGTTCCATAGTTAAGTTTCTTCCAGGATTTGAAGGACCCCTCCCCTTTGAACTCGAAACCGG GTATATTGGAGTTGGTGAATCAGAGGATGGGCAGCTCTTCTACGCCTTTATCAAGTCAGAGTCAAATCCTCAATCGGATCCTCTTATCCTTTGGTTAGATGGAGGCCCTGGCTGCAGTTCATTTAGTTCACTTTTCTTTGGGACAG GACCAGTAATTTTGGAGCCATTGTCGTTCGACGGCACTCTGCCCAAATTGGTATTAAATCCCTCTACTTGGACCAAG GTTGTAAGCATCATCTTTCTGGATTCGCCAGTAGGAACTGGTTTTTCTTATGCTAAGACTGCACAAGCTTCTCAATCTTCAGATTTTCTAGCCTCTGATCAAGCTTATGAATTTATCAGGAAG TGGCTACATGATCACCCAGAGTACAAGTCGAATCCATTCTATGTTAGTGGAATCTCGTATGGGGGCATTCCTGTTCCAATATTAACTCAACTTATATCAAATG TTATTCCAGGAAATGAGGACGGCATTGAACCACGTATTGATCTTAAG GGATACATACTCGGAAATCCAATAACGAAGGTTTCAGAAATTCTGAACTATAGGGTTCCGTTTGCTCATGGGATGGGGCTGATTTCTGATGAACTCTATGAG TCCTTGAAGGTTAGCTGTAAAGGGGAATATGAAATCACAGATCCCAGTAATCCAGTGTGTTCGAAAAATATGCAGGCATACAATGAG TTGGTTCGTAATATTGACGATGAACAGATCTTGCTTCCCGTATGTCCTCCTCTTTCACGAGAGCCAAATAAATTATTTACTGGTGGGAGATCCATTATACAAATGTTGTATAAGAAGTTTGAAGAGCTAGACGTTCGGGAATCTACTCGAGTCAAATGTCGA ATGGAATGGGTTAAGCTCGTTGAGCACTGGGCTAACAACAAGAGTGTCCAAGAGGCCCTCCATGTGCGAAGG GAAACTTATGGACAGTGGTTAAGATGCAACTTTACCTTGCCATACACAAAAAATGCAGAGAGTGTTGTACCATATCATGCAAACCTTAGCACTAAAGGTTATAGATCCCTTATATACAG TGGTGACCATGATCTGATGGTACCGCACATTGAAACTCAAGCGTGGATAAGATCTCTACATTACCCAATTATTGACGATTGGAGACAGTGGATTCATGAAGGCCAAGTTGCAGG TTACACAAGGACTTGCGCAAATAAGATGACATTTGCAACAGTGAAG gGAGGAGGCCATGTTGCTTATGAGTTGAAGCCTGCCGAATGCAGAACTATGCTTGAGAGATGGATATCGCATCAGCCTCTCTAA
- the LOC113759361 gene encoding serine carboxypeptidase-like 5 isoform X2 — MEKLQVLLRHPIFCGLFLLLVYVQACSNLAMAGSIVKFLPGFEGPLPFELETGYIGVGESEDGQLFYAFIKSESNPQSDPLILWLDGGPGCSSFSSLFFGTGPVILEPLSFDGTLPKLVLNPSTWTKVVSIIFLDSPVGTGFSYAKTAQASQSSDFLASDQAYEFIRKWLHDHPEYKSNPFYVSGISYGGIPVPILTQLISNVIPGNEDGIEPRIDLKGYILGNPITKVSEILNYRVPFAHGMGLISDELYESLKVSCKGEYEITDPSNPVCSKNMQAYNELVRNIDDEQILLPVCPPLSREPNKLFTGGRSIIQMLYKKFEELDVRESTRVKCRMEWVKLVEHWANNKSVQEALHVRRETYGQWLRCNFTLPYTKNAESVVPYHANLSTKGYRSLIYSGDHDLMVPHIETQAWIRSLHYPIIDDWRQWIHEGQVAGYTRTCANKMTFATVKARNSCFYCFSATFVHMVTTNNKNYA, encoded by the exons ATGGAGAAGTTGCAAGTGCTCCTAAGGCATCCTATCTTCTGCGGCCTGTTCTTGCTTCTAGTTTATGTTCAAGCATGTTCAAACCTTGCTATGGCTGGTTCCATAGTTAAGTTTCTTCCAGGATTTGAAGGACCCCTCCCCTTTGAACTCGAAACCGG GTATATTGGAGTTGGTGAATCAGAGGATGGGCAGCTCTTCTACGCCTTTATCAAGTCAGAGTCAAATCCTCAATCGGATCCTCTTATCCTTTGGTTAGATGGAGGCCCTGGCTGCAGTTCATTTAGTTCACTTTTCTTTGGGACAG GACCAGTAATTTTGGAGCCATTGTCGTTCGACGGCACTCTGCCCAAATTGGTATTAAATCCCTCTACTTGGACCAAG GTTGTAAGCATCATCTTTCTGGATTCGCCAGTAGGAACTGGTTTTTCTTATGCTAAGACTGCACAAGCTTCTCAATCTTCAGATTTTCTAGCCTCTGATCAAGCTTATGAATTTATCAGGAAG TGGCTACATGATCACCCAGAGTACAAGTCGAATCCATTCTATGTTAGTGGAATCTCGTATGGGGGCATTCCTGTTCCAATATTAACTCAACTTATATCAAATG TTATTCCAGGAAATGAGGACGGCATTGAACCACGTATTGATCTTAAG GGATACATACTCGGAAATCCAATAACGAAGGTTTCAGAAATTCTGAACTATAGGGTTCCGTTTGCTCATGGGATGGGGCTGATTTCTGATGAACTCTATGAG TCCTTGAAGGTTAGCTGTAAAGGGGAATATGAAATCACAGATCCCAGTAATCCAGTGTGTTCGAAAAATATGCAGGCATACAATGAG TTGGTTCGTAATATTGACGATGAACAGATCTTGCTTCCCGTATGTCCTCCTCTTTCACGAGAGCCAAATAAATTATTTACTGGTGGGAGATCCATTATACAAATGTTGTATAAGAAGTTTGAAGAGCTAGACGTTCGGGAATCTACTCGAGTCAAATGTCGA ATGGAATGGGTTAAGCTCGTTGAGCACTGGGCTAACAACAAGAGTGTCCAAGAGGCCCTCCATGTGCGAAGG GAAACTTATGGACAGTGGTTAAGATGCAACTTTACCTTGCCATACACAAAAAATGCAGAGAGTGTTGTACCATATCATGCAAACCTTAGCACTAAAGGTTATAGATCCCTTATATACAG TGGTGACCATGATCTGATGGTACCGCACATTGAAACTCAAGCGTGGATAAGATCTCTACATTACCCAATTATTGACGATTGGAGACAGTGGATTCATGAAGGCCAAGTTGCAGG TTACACAAGGACTTGCGCAAATAAGATGACATTTGCAACAGTGAAGGCAAGAAATTCCTGTTTCTATTGCTTCAGTGCAACATTTGTTCACATGGTAACGACTAACAACAAG AACTATGCTTGA
- the LOC113759361 gene encoding serine carboxypeptidase-like 2 isoform X4, which produces MEKLQVLLRHPIFCGLFLLLVYVQACSNLAMAGSIVKFLPGFEGPLPFELETGYIGVGESEDGQLFYAFIKSESNPQSDPLILWLDGGPGCSSFSSLFFGTGPVILEPLSFDGTLPKLVLNPSTWTKWLHDHPEYKSNPFYVSGISYGGIPVPILTQLISNVIPGNEDGIEPRIDLKGYILGNPITKVSEILNYRVPFAHGMGLISDELYESLKVSCKGEYEITDPSNPVCSKNMQAYNELVRNIDDEQILLPVCPPLSREPNKLFTGGRSIIQMLYKKFEELDVRESTRVKCRMEWVKLVEHWANNKSVQEALHVRRETYGQWLRCNFTLPYTKNAESVVPYHANLSTKGYRSLIYSGDHDLMVPHIETQAWIRSLHYPIIDDWRQWIHEGQVAGYTRTCANKMTFATVKGGGHVAYELKPAECRTMLERWISHQPL; this is translated from the exons ATGGAGAAGTTGCAAGTGCTCCTAAGGCATCCTATCTTCTGCGGCCTGTTCTTGCTTCTAGTTTATGTTCAAGCATGTTCAAACCTTGCTATGGCTGGTTCCATAGTTAAGTTTCTTCCAGGATTTGAAGGACCCCTCCCCTTTGAACTCGAAACCGG GTATATTGGAGTTGGTGAATCAGAGGATGGGCAGCTCTTCTACGCCTTTATCAAGTCAGAGTCAAATCCTCAATCGGATCCTCTTATCCTTTGGTTAGATGGAGGCCCTGGCTGCAGTTCATTTAGTTCACTTTTCTTTGGGACAG GACCAGTAATTTTGGAGCCATTGTCGTTCGACGGCACTCTGCCCAAATTGGTATTAAATCCCTCTACTTGGACCAAG TGGCTACATGATCACCCAGAGTACAAGTCGAATCCATTCTATGTTAGTGGAATCTCGTATGGGGGCATTCCTGTTCCAATATTAACTCAACTTATATCAAATG TTATTCCAGGAAATGAGGACGGCATTGAACCACGTATTGATCTTAAG GGATACATACTCGGAAATCCAATAACGAAGGTTTCAGAAATTCTGAACTATAGGGTTCCGTTTGCTCATGGGATGGGGCTGATTTCTGATGAACTCTATGAG TCCTTGAAGGTTAGCTGTAAAGGGGAATATGAAATCACAGATCCCAGTAATCCAGTGTGTTCGAAAAATATGCAGGCATACAATGAG TTGGTTCGTAATATTGACGATGAACAGATCTTGCTTCCCGTATGTCCTCCTCTTTCACGAGAGCCAAATAAATTATTTACTGGTGGGAGATCCATTATACAAATGTTGTATAAGAAGTTTGAAGAGCTAGACGTTCGGGAATCTACTCGAGTCAAATGTCGA ATGGAATGGGTTAAGCTCGTTGAGCACTGGGCTAACAACAAGAGTGTCCAAGAGGCCCTCCATGTGCGAAGG GAAACTTATGGACAGTGGTTAAGATGCAACTTTACCTTGCCATACACAAAAAATGCAGAGAGTGTTGTACCATATCATGCAAACCTTAGCACTAAAGGTTATAGATCCCTTATATACAG TGGTGACCATGATCTGATGGTACCGCACATTGAAACTCAAGCGTGGATAAGATCTCTACATTACCCAATTATTGACGATTGGAGACAGTGGATTCATGAAGGCCAAGTTGCAGG TTACACAAGGACTTGCGCAAATAAGATGACATTTGCAACAGTGAAG gGAGGAGGCCATGTTGCTTATGAGTTGAAGCCTGCCGAATGCAGAACTATGCTTGAGAGATGGATATCGCATCAGCCTCTCTAA
- the LOC113759361 gene encoding serine carboxypeptidase-like 5 isoform X3 has translation MEKLQVLLRHPIFCGLFLLLVYVQACSNLAMAGSIVKFLPGFEGPLPFELETGYIGVGESEDGQLFYAFIKSESNPQSDPLILWLDGGPGCSSFSSLFFGTGPVILEPLSFDGTLPKLVLNPSTWTKVVSIIFLDSPVGTGFSYAKTAQASQSSDFLASDQAYEFIRKWLHDHPEYKSNPFYVSGISYGGIPVPILTQLISNGNEDGIEPRIDLKGYILGNPITKVSEILNYRVPFAHGMGLISDELYESLKVSCKGEYEITDPSNPVCSKNMQAYNELVRNIDDEQILLPVCPPLSREPNKLFTGGRSIIQMLYKKFEELDVRESTRVKCRMEWVKLVEHWANNKSVQEALHVRRETYGQWLRCNFTLPYTKNAESVVPYHANLSTKGYRSLIYSGDHDLMVPHIETQAWIRSLHYPIIDDWRQWIHEGQVAGYTRTCANKMTFATVKGGGHVAYELKPAECRTMLERWISHQPL, from the exons ATGGAGAAGTTGCAAGTGCTCCTAAGGCATCCTATCTTCTGCGGCCTGTTCTTGCTTCTAGTTTATGTTCAAGCATGTTCAAACCTTGCTATGGCTGGTTCCATAGTTAAGTTTCTTCCAGGATTTGAAGGACCCCTCCCCTTTGAACTCGAAACCGG GTATATTGGAGTTGGTGAATCAGAGGATGGGCAGCTCTTCTACGCCTTTATCAAGTCAGAGTCAAATCCTCAATCGGATCCTCTTATCCTTTGGTTAGATGGAGGCCCTGGCTGCAGTTCATTTAGTTCACTTTTCTTTGGGACAG GACCAGTAATTTTGGAGCCATTGTCGTTCGACGGCACTCTGCCCAAATTGGTATTAAATCCCTCTACTTGGACCAAG GTTGTAAGCATCATCTTTCTGGATTCGCCAGTAGGAACTGGTTTTTCTTATGCTAAGACTGCACAAGCTTCTCAATCTTCAGATTTTCTAGCCTCTGATCAAGCTTATGAATTTATCAGGAAG TGGCTACATGATCACCCAGAGTACAAGTCGAATCCATTCTATGTTAGTGGAATCTCGTATGGGGGCATTCCTGTTCCAATATTAACTCAACTTATATCAAATG GAAATGAGGACGGCATTGAACCACGTATTGATCTTAAG GGATACATACTCGGAAATCCAATAACGAAGGTTTCAGAAATTCTGAACTATAGGGTTCCGTTTGCTCATGGGATGGGGCTGATTTCTGATGAACTCTATGAG TCCTTGAAGGTTAGCTGTAAAGGGGAATATGAAATCACAGATCCCAGTAATCCAGTGTGTTCGAAAAATATGCAGGCATACAATGAG TTGGTTCGTAATATTGACGATGAACAGATCTTGCTTCCCGTATGTCCTCCTCTTTCACGAGAGCCAAATAAATTATTTACTGGTGGGAGATCCATTATACAAATGTTGTATAAGAAGTTTGAAGAGCTAGACGTTCGGGAATCTACTCGAGTCAAATGTCGA ATGGAATGGGTTAAGCTCGTTGAGCACTGGGCTAACAACAAGAGTGTCCAAGAGGCCCTCCATGTGCGAAGG GAAACTTATGGACAGTGGTTAAGATGCAACTTTACCTTGCCATACACAAAAAATGCAGAGAGTGTTGTACCATATCATGCAAACCTTAGCACTAAAGGTTATAGATCCCTTATATACAG TGGTGACCATGATCTGATGGTACCGCACATTGAAACTCAAGCGTGGATAAGATCTCTACATTACCCAATTATTGACGATTGGAGACAGTGGATTCATGAAGGCCAAGTTGCAGG TTACACAAGGACTTGCGCAAATAAGATGACATTTGCAACAGTGAAG gGAGGAGGCCATGTTGCTTATGAGTTGAAGCCTGCCGAATGCAGAACTATGCTTGAGAGATGGATATCGCATCAGCCTCTCTAA